One genomic region from Agelaius phoeniceus isolate bAgePho1 chromosome 23, bAgePho1.hap1, whole genome shotgun sequence encodes:
- the DDX25 gene encoding ATP-dependent RNA helicase DDX25 isoform X1, producing MAGAERGLRGLGPAGGGSGPGCPWHGAAPRRSGSRCPGLRWPERPGRGTARGLGLLPAPAAPPALPPEPEDEERVPLAELSLMNKLIHTSLVESQQHVEILQRDPSSPLFSIKTFEELPLKKELLQGVYMMGFNRPSKIQEQALPLMLAYPPQNLIAQSQSGTGKTAAFVLAMLSRASASEKYPQCLCLAPTYELALQIGQVVRTIGKFCTDIKVNYAVRGNRVLKGTVLEEQIIIGTPGTTLDWCFKQRILDLTKISLFVLDEADIMIDTQGLSCQSIRIHRALPKSCQVLLFSATYKEPVRAFAERIIPDPIVIKLREEELTLSNIRQYFMVCQSSDEQYKALCNLYGSFTIGQVMIFCQTRRLADWLSGKMSRDGHQVAILTAELTVVQRASVIQRFREGKEKVLIATNVCARGIDVQQVTTVVNFGLPMDQDGEPDFETYLHRIGRAGRFGHRGIAFSVVQRETVRLVHKIEEYFQTTIKQLDPYDMDELEKLAAE from the exons ATGGCGGGGGCGGAGCGCGGGCTCCGCGGGCTCGGCCCGGCGGGCGGCGGCTCCGGCCCGGGCTGCCCATGGCACGGGGCGGCTCCGCGCCGCTCTGGCTCCCGCTGCCCCGGGCTGCGCTGGCCCGAGCGGCCCGGCCGGGGCACGGCCCGCGGGCTCGGCCTGctccccgcgcccgccgcgccgcccgcgCTCCCGCCCGAGCCGGAGGACGAGGAGAGAG tgcCGCTGGCTGAGCTGTCACTGATGAACAAGTTGATCCACACGTCCCTGGTGGAGTCCCAGCAGCACGTGGAGATCCTGCAGCGAGACCCCAGCTCCCCGCTCTTTTCCATCAAGACCTTTGAGGAGCTGCCCCT GAAGAAGGAGCTCTTGCAGGGGGTTTATATGATGGGCTTCAACAGACCATCCAAAATCCAGGAGCAGGCTCTGCCCCTCATGCTGGCTTACCC GCCCCAAAATCTGATTGCCCAGAGCCAGTCAGGGACAGGGAAAACAGCAGCTTTTGTCTTGGCCATGTTGAGCAGAGCCAGTGCCAGCGAGAAATATCCGCAG TGCCTCTGCCTGGCTCCCACCTACGAGCTGGCTCTGCAGATCGGGCAGGTGGTGCGCACCATTGGGAAGTTCTGCACGGACATCAAGGTGAACTACGCTGTCCGGGGAAACCGGG TTCTGAAGGGCAcagtgctggaggagcagaTCATCATCGGAACACCAGGCACCACCCTGGACTGGTGCTTCAAACAACGCATCCTGGACCTGACAAAGATCTCCTTGTTCGTGCTGGATGAGGCTGACATCATGATCGACACGCAGGGCCTCTCCTGTCAGAGCATCCGCATCCACAG ggctcttcccaagaGCTGCCAAGTGCTGCTGTTCTCAGCCACTTACAAGGAGCCTGTGCGAGCCTTTGCCGAACGGATCATCCCCGACCCCATCGTGATCAAGCTGCGGGAGGAGGAGCTCACCCTGAGCAACATCAGGCAGTACTTCATGGTGTGCCAGAGCTCAGATGAGCAGTACAAGGCCCTCTGCAACCTCTATGGCAGCTTCACCATCGGGCAGGTCATGATCTTCTGCCAG ACCCGCAGGCTGGCAGACTGGCTGTCGGGGAAGATGAGCCGGGACGGGCACCAAGTGGCCATCCTGACAGCAGAGCTTACGGTGGTGCAGCGGGCCAGCGTCATCCAGCGCTTCCGTGAGGGCAAGGAGAAGGTCCTGATCGCCACCAACGTCTGTGCCAGAG GCATTGATGTGCAGCAGGTGACCACGGTGGTGAACTTCGGGCTGCCCATGGATCAGGACGGCGAGCCGGATTTTGAGACCTACCTGCACCGCATTGGGAGGGCCGGGCGCTTCGGGCACCGCGGCATCGCCTTCAGCGTGGTGCAGAGAGAGACCGTGCGCCTGGTGCACAAGATCGAGGAGTATTTCC AGACCACGATCAAGCAGCTGGATCCGTACGACATGGACGAGCTGGAGAAGCTCGCAGctgagtga
- the PUS3 gene encoding tRNA pseudouridine(38/39) synthase isoform X1: MAAESTATDHEQLLRRVQELEVEVKWLQEKLQEDKEGAGRREAPPASGKARKRQQRPFDFGAHSRRHVALRIAYLGWGYQGFASQENTPNTIEEKLFEALKKTRLVDDRQTSNYHRCGRTDKGVSAFGQVISLDLRSSLPEGQQLNGHEAEGQQEELRYTHILNRVLPPDIRVLAWAPVGPEFSARFSCLSRTYRYFFPCAQLDVALMDTAAQRYVGTHDFRNLCKMDVANGVLNFQRTILSARVTWVDRGGEARPRDPFRLCQFEVTGQAFLYHQVRCMMAVLFLIGQGMESPDVIDELLNVEKNPRKPQYSMAVEFPLVLYDCEFPDLQWLYDPEVQGFNVTHLQQLWASHAVKTHVLRDMLAGLDAAPVATRNGPESSLVPWGELQPPLHSQISGFVEGVQARTYKPLLARPRCEGLEARIEHFVRRGRIEPPQGPGLPGDWAGEPPEGKRGSSGAPEQLPKRICMDTE; the protein is encoded by the exons ATGGCTGCGGAGAGCACGGCTACTGACCACgagcagctcctgaggagggtgcaggagctggaagTGGAGGTGAAAtggctgcaggagaagctccaggagGACAAGGAGGGTGCTGGGAGGAGAgaggctcctccagcctctggGAAAGCCAGGAAACGCCAACAACGGCCCTTTGATTTCGGTGCCCACAGCCGCAGACACGTGGCACTGCGCATCGCCTACCTGGGCTGGGGCTACCAGGGCTTTGCCAGCCAGGAGAACACCCCCAACACCATCGAGGAGAAGCTCTTTGAAGCCCTGAAGAAGACAAGACTGGTGGATGACAGACAGACGTCCAACTACCACCGCTGTGGGCGCACGGACAAGGGCGTCAGTGCCTTTGGGCAG GTGATCTCCCTGGATCTCCGCTCCAGCCTGccagaggggcagcagctcAACGGCCACgaggctgaggggcagcaggaggagctccGCTACACCCACATCCTCAACAGGGTGCTGCCACCCGACATCCGGGTGCTGGCCTGGGCCCCCGTGGGGCCAGAGTTCAGTGCCCGTTTCAGCTGCCTGAGCCGCACGTACCGGTACTTcttcccctgtgcccagctggacGTGGCACTCATGGACACCGCGGCCCAGCGCTACGTGGGCACCCACGACTTCCGCAACCTCTGCAAGATGGACGTGGCCAACGGGGTGCTCAACTTCCAGAGGACGATCCTCAGCGCCAGAGTGACCTGGGTGGACAGGGGAGGAGAAGCCAGGCCACGGGATCCCTTCCGGCTGTGCCAGTTCGAGGTGACAGGACAGGCGTTCCTGTACCACCAAGTGCGCTGCATGATGGCCGTGCTCTTCCTCATCGGCCAGGGCATGGAGAGCCCGGATGTCATTGATGAGCTGCTGAACGTGGAGAAGAACCCCCGGAAACCACAGTACAG catGGCGGTTGAGTTCCCCCTGGTGCTATATGACTGCGAGTTCCCAGACCTGCAGTGGCTCTACGACCCAGAGGTGCAAGGCTTCAACGTGACACacttgcagcagctctgggccagCCACGCTGTCAAAACCCACGTGCTCCGGGACATGTTGGCAGGGCTGGATGCTGCTCCCGTGGCCACCAGAAATG GTCCAGAGAGCAGCCTGGTGCCCTGGGGTGAGCTGCAGCCCCCACTCCACAGTCAGATCAGCGGCTTCGTGGAAGGGGTCCAAGCCCGCACCTACAAGCCCCTGCTGGCCCGGCCCCGATGCGAGGGGCTGGAGGCCCGGATCGAGCACTTCGTGCGGAGGGGCCGCATCGAGCCGCCCCaggggccggggctgccgggggacTGGGCCGGGGAGCCCCCCGAGGGCAAGCGGGGCAGCAGCGGAGCCCCCGAGCAGCTGCCCAAGAGGATCTGTATGGACACTGAGTGA
- the PUS3 gene encoding tRNA pseudouridine(38/39) synthase isoform X2, with product MAAESTATDHEQLLRRVQELEVEVKWLQEKLQEDKEGAGRREAPPASGKARKRQQRPFDFGAHSRRHVALRIAYLGWGYQGFASQENTPNTIEEKLFEALKKTRLVDDRQTSNYHRCGRTDKGVSAFGQVISLDLRSSLPEGQQLNGHEAEGQQEELRYTHILNRVLPPDIRVLAWAPVGPEFSARFSCLSRTYRYFFPCAQLDVALMDTAAQRYVGTHDFRNLCKMDVANGVLNFQRTILSARVTWVDRGGEARPRDPFRLCQFEVTGQAFLYHQVRCMMAVLFLIGQGMESPDVIDELLNVEKNPRKPQYRSREQPGALG from the exons ATGGCTGCGGAGAGCACGGCTACTGACCACgagcagctcctgaggagggtgcaggagctggaagTGGAGGTGAAAtggctgcaggagaagctccaggagGACAAGGAGGGTGCTGGGAGGAGAgaggctcctccagcctctggGAAAGCCAGGAAACGCCAACAACGGCCCTTTGATTTCGGTGCCCACAGCCGCAGACACGTGGCACTGCGCATCGCCTACCTGGGCTGGGGCTACCAGGGCTTTGCCAGCCAGGAGAACACCCCCAACACCATCGAGGAGAAGCTCTTTGAAGCCCTGAAGAAGACAAGACTGGTGGATGACAGACAGACGTCCAACTACCACCGCTGTGGGCGCACGGACAAGGGCGTCAGTGCCTTTGGGCAG GTGATCTCCCTGGATCTCCGCTCCAGCCTGccagaggggcagcagctcAACGGCCACgaggctgaggggcagcaggaggagctccGCTACACCCACATCCTCAACAGGGTGCTGCCACCCGACATCCGGGTGCTGGCCTGGGCCCCCGTGGGGCCAGAGTTCAGTGCCCGTTTCAGCTGCCTGAGCCGCACGTACCGGTACTTcttcccctgtgcccagctggacGTGGCACTCATGGACACCGCGGCCCAGCGCTACGTGGGCACCCACGACTTCCGCAACCTCTGCAAGATGGACGTGGCCAACGGGGTGCTCAACTTCCAGAGGACGATCCTCAGCGCCAGAGTGACCTGGGTGGACAGGGGAGGAGAAGCCAGGCCACGGGATCCCTTCCGGCTGTGCCAGTTCGAGGTGACAGGACAGGCGTTCCTGTACCACCAAGTGCGCTGCATGATGGCCGTGCTCTTCCTCATCGGCCAGGGCATGGAGAGCCCGGATGTCATTGATGAGCTGCTGAACGTGGAGAAGAACCCCCGGAAACCACAGTACAG GTCCAGAGAGCAGCCTGGTGCCCTGGGGTGA
- the HYLS1 gene encoding centriolar and ciliogenesis-associated protein HYLS1, whose protein sequence is MEKVLRAEREEQLAADLSPQSSWQGCSDMPSSFQDDPYADSSILSGTQSDLPMDQRETRRLVMKRKVLRHRPDGRVEVSDESPSIKSDINTYPWNLGHSRTYMDDTISEGGTETTSGTLEDFLHYEDDDWLLEDRPYSLLRDFGSDNTSKRSIPRGRSPTVPAYIAPQAERVKRTDPVARLNAYRQDWERFRFPGQDSHQGLRWAMRTQMLQSGLPRRVQKRLVPNTYEVPTTKKRDSLCFGVRWDLAHCNMPRRNTTS, encoded by the coding sequence ATGGAGAAGGTGCTAAGAGCAGAGCGCGaggagcagctggcagctgatctgagcccacagagctcctggcagggatgCAGCGACATGCCATCATCTTTCCAGGATGATCCCTATGCTGACTCATCCATCCTTTCTGGCACACAGTCAGACCTTCCCATGGATCAGAGGGAAACCAGGAGGTTGGTGATGAAGAGGAAAGTGCTGAGGCACAGACctgatggaagggtggaggtcTCTGATGAGTCACCGAGCATCAAGTCCGATATAAACACCTATCCATGGAATCTGGGGCATTCCAGGACTTATATGGATGACACCATCTCTGAAGGGGGAACAGAGACTACCAGCGGCACCTTGGAGGACTTCCTGCACTATGAGGATGATGACTGGCTCCTTGAGGACAGGCCCTACTCTCTcctcagggattttgggagcgACAATACATCCAAGCGCTCCATACCACGCGGGCGATCGCCCACGGTGCCGGCTTACATTGCtccacaggctgagagagtgAAGAGAACTGACCCGGTGGCCAGACTCAATGCATATAGGCAAGACTGGGAAAGGTTCCGCTTTCCCGGGCAGGATTCACACCAGGGCTTGCGCTGGGCCATGCGGACGCAGATGCTGCAGTCGGGGCTGCCGCGCCGGGTGCAGAAGCGCCTGGTCCCCAACACGTACGAGGTGCCCACGACGAAGAAGCGCGACTCACTGTGCTTCGGCGTGCGCTGGGACCTGGCCCACTGCAACATGCCCCGCCGGAACACCACCTCCTAG
- the DDX25 gene encoding ATP-dependent RNA helicase DDX25 isoform X2 produces MAGAERGLRGLGPAGGGSGPGCPWHGAAPRRSGSRCPGLRWPERPGRGTARGLGLLPAPAAPPALPPEPEDEERVPLAELSLMNKLIHTSLVESQQHVEILQRDPSSPLFSIKTFEELPLKKELLQGVYMMGFNRPSKIQEQALPLMLAYPPQNLIAQSQSGTGKTAAFVLAMLSRASASEKYPQCLCLAPTYELALQIGQVVRTIGKFCTDIKVNYAVRGNRVLKGTVLEEQIIIGTPGTTLDWCFKQRILDLTKISLFVLDEADIMIDTQGLSCQSIRIHRALPKSCQVLLFSATYKEPVRAFAERIIPDPIVIKLREEELTLSNIRQYFMVCQSSDEQYKALCNLYGSFTIGQVMIFCQTRRLADWLSGKMSRDGHQVAILTAELTVVQRASVIQRFREGKEKVLIATNVCARGIDVQQVTTVVNFGLPMDQDGEPDFETYLHRIGRAGRFGHRGIAFSVVQRETVRLVHKIEEYFRTPSIRPGCSELHPAWP; encoded by the exons ATGGCGGGGGCGGAGCGCGGGCTCCGCGGGCTCGGCCCGGCGGGCGGCGGCTCCGGCCCGGGCTGCCCATGGCACGGGGCGGCTCCGCGCCGCTCTGGCTCCCGCTGCCCCGGGCTGCGCTGGCCCGAGCGGCCCGGCCGGGGCACGGCCCGCGGGCTCGGCCTGctccccgcgcccgccgcgccgcccgcgCTCCCGCCCGAGCCGGAGGACGAGGAGAGAG tgcCGCTGGCTGAGCTGTCACTGATGAACAAGTTGATCCACACGTCCCTGGTGGAGTCCCAGCAGCACGTGGAGATCCTGCAGCGAGACCCCAGCTCCCCGCTCTTTTCCATCAAGACCTTTGAGGAGCTGCCCCT GAAGAAGGAGCTCTTGCAGGGGGTTTATATGATGGGCTTCAACAGACCATCCAAAATCCAGGAGCAGGCTCTGCCCCTCATGCTGGCTTACCC GCCCCAAAATCTGATTGCCCAGAGCCAGTCAGGGACAGGGAAAACAGCAGCTTTTGTCTTGGCCATGTTGAGCAGAGCCAGTGCCAGCGAGAAATATCCGCAG TGCCTCTGCCTGGCTCCCACCTACGAGCTGGCTCTGCAGATCGGGCAGGTGGTGCGCACCATTGGGAAGTTCTGCACGGACATCAAGGTGAACTACGCTGTCCGGGGAAACCGGG TTCTGAAGGGCAcagtgctggaggagcagaTCATCATCGGAACACCAGGCACCACCCTGGACTGGTGCTTCAAACAACGCATCCTGGACCTGACAAAGATCTCCTTGTTCGTGCTGGATGAGGCTGACATCATGATCGACACGCAGGGCCTCTCCTGTCAGAGCATCCGCATCCACAG ggctcttcccaagaGCTGCCAAGTGCTGCTGTTCTCAGCCACTTACAAGGAGCCTGTGCGAGCCTTTGCCGAACGGATCATCCCCGACCCCATCGTGATCAAGCTGCGGGAGGAGGAGCTCACCCTGAGCAACATCAGGCAGTACTTCATGGTGTGCCAGAGCTCAGATGAGCAGTACAAGGCCCTCTGCAACCTCTATGGCAGCTTCACCATCGGGCAGGTCATGATCTTCTGCCAG ACCCGCAGGCTGGCAGACTGGCTGTCGGGGAAGATGAGCCGGGACGGGCACCAAGTGGCCATCCTGACAGCAGAGCTTACGGTGGTGCAGCGGGCCAGCGTCATCCAGCGCTTCCGTGAGGGCAAGGAGAAGGTCCTGATCGCCACCAACGTCTGTGCCAGAG GCATTGATGTGCAGCAGGTGACCACGGTGGTGAACTTCGGGCTGCCCATGGATCAGGACGGCGAGCCGGATTTTGAGACCTACCTGCACCGCATTGGGAGGGCCGGGCGCTTCGGGCACCGCGGCATCGCCTTCAGCGTGGTGCAGAGAGAGACCGTGCGCCTGGTGCACAAGATCGAGGAGTATTTCC ggacaccttccattagaccaggttgctcagagctccatccagcttggccttga
- the VSIG10L2 gene encoding V-set and immunoglobulin domain-containing protein 10-like 2 has translation MERGRAPLPLPWRGPWILVLLPALAGGQPLAAGEAAYEEWRATGVRGRAVELSCGPVAAAPPAVVFWSFTPQGEGLPRAVAVGSGREVAMAPGTGMLGRVTLRNGTLELRELRVAAQGRFLCQGLFPERGRLRVGYAAVLLRVLVPVSKPFVQPTAAAAAEGAAVALTCTVREGTEPLSFSWQHQEPRGGPSVTPTGLGGSRAELQLTPANRSHTGWYICTASNEVNNRSSDPVYLDIVYGPDEPAIRVEPFSPEQGGFSAGEREDVVLSCLAPSNPPSRYVWLHNGSQVHVGQTYVITAIARAQAGTYTCLAENSHLQTRTQATIVLTVYYPPAGSPSCSALASDDQRDVALRCRWLGGFPLARLRWVGPQEEEEEEEGLMGTSFSMATRIQSGPATRNGSSFSCLASHPALPLGAACGTTLWVPSGSPSCAAAATKGDEFVMLRCRWEGGTPLVTLRWRDSAGRTLGDPAPSTAVLVLSTDGSLGGREFVCEAAHPLRAAAAECRLRLEVPELQAESEVAVLEGGEAQLACRQRGSSASLGATVAWYDPKEREVTPGLAKYQLEQGEEWVNLTVRDAEWPGDSGIYRCTATNAVGTASLPVRLRVDRYPAPPNVTISKLRYTRARTEVRLEWRTQGAGNLTGFVVQRRRTKKPLRESPSPWETAAGDIEPHSRDRRLGGLDPAVLYAFRVLAVNHRTAGHPSEVQTPAEPPFEAYPAVTGAAVAGMLVATAASLLAVHCIARHRDTLPRLHDLLFRTAGPGEQEPVGTAEDAEAAAGGEEEAGPAQGDSCAPGTAAGAEAAPAPGDPCAPGTAAEPLSAAPGSTDDPVNVTITVTATP, from the exons ATGGAGCGTGGCCGGGCCCCGCTGCCGCTGCCTTGGAGGGGGCCCTggatcctggtgctgctgccagcgCTGGCAGGGG ggcagccgcTGGCGGCCGGCGAGGCGGCCTACGAGGAATGGCGGGCGACGGGCGTGCGAGGCCGGGCCgtggagctgagctgtgggcccgtggccgcggccccgccggccgTGGTCTTCTGGAGCTTCACGCCACAGGGAGAGGGGCTCCCGCGGGCCGTGGCCGTGGGCTCGGGCAGGGAGGTGGCCATGGCCCCCGGCACGGGGATGCTGGGCCGGGTGACGCTGCGCAACGGGACACTGGAGCTGCGGGAGCTGCGCGTGGCCGCCCAGGGCCGCTTCCTCTGCCAGGGGCTCTTCCCAGAGCGGGGCCGGCTCCGTGTGGGCTATGCTGCCGTCCTCCTCCGTGTCCTGG TGCCCGTGTCCAAGCCCTTCGTGCAGCCaacggcagcggcggcagcggagGGGGCGGCAGTGGCCCTGACGTGCACCGTGCGGGAGGGGACGGAGCCgctgagcttctcctggcagcaccaggagcccCGGGGGGGTCCCTCAGTGACCCCtacggggctggggggctccagggcagagctgcagctgacacCTGCCAACCGCAGCCACACAGGCTGGTACATCTGCACCGCGAGCAATGAGGTCAACAACCGCAGCAGCGACCCCGTCTACCTGGACATCGTCT ATGGCCCCGATGAGCCGGCCATCCGTGTGGAGCCCTTCTCCCCAGAACAGGGGGGCTTCTCGGCGGGTGAGCGGGAGGATgtggtgctgagctgcctggCTCCCTCCAACCCCCCCAGCCGCTATGTCTGGCTGCACAACGGCTCCCAGGTGCACGTCGGCCAGACCTACGTGATCACTGCCATCGCCCGTGCCCAGGCGGGCACTTACACCTGCCTGGCCGAGAACAGCCACCTGCAGACCCGCACCCAGGCCACCATCGTCCTCACTGTCTACT ATCCACCAGccggcagccccagctgctccgcCCTGGCCTCCGATGATCAGCGGGATGTGGCCCTGCGGTGCCGCTGGCTGGGGGGCTTCCCCCTGGCCCGGCTGCGCTGGGTGGGcccccaggaggaggaggaggaggaagaggggttGATGGGGACCAGCTTTTCCATGGCCACCAGGATCCAGTCAGGGCCAGCCACCAGGaacggcagctccttctcctgcctggCCTCCCACCCCGCGCTGCCACTGGGGGCTGCATGTGGGACCACCCTGT GGGTCCCgtctggcagccccagctgcgCGGCGGCGGCCACCAAGGGTGACGAGTTCGTGATGCTGCGGTGCCGCTGGGAGGGGGGCACGCCGCTCGTCACCCTGCGCTGGCGGGACAGTGCGGGCCGGACCCTGGGCGACCCCGCGCCCTCCACGGCCGTGCTGGTGCTGAGCACCGACGGCAGCCTGGGCGGCCGCGAGTTCGTCTGCGAGGCCGCGCACCCGCTGCGGGCCGCTGCCGCCGAGTGCCGCCTGCGGCTGG AGGTCCCCGAGCTGCAGGCGGAGAGCGAAGTGGCGGTGCTGGAGGGCGGCGAGGCGCAGCTGGCGTGCCGGCAACGCGGCAGCAGCGCCAGTCTCGGTGCCACAGTGGCTTGGTACGACCCAAAGGAGCGGGAGGTGACACCGGGGCTGGCCAAGtaccagctggagcagggagaagaGTGGGTCAACCTCACGGTCCGGGATGCCGAGTGGCCGGGGGACAGTGGGATCTACCGCTGCACCGCCACCAATGCCGTGGGCACCGCCAGCCTCCCCGTCCGCCTCCGCGTGGACC GGTACCCAGCCCCGCCCAATGTCACCATCAGTAAGCTGCGGTACACGCGGGCGCGCACCGAGGTGCGGCTGGAGTGGCGGACGCAGGGCGCCGGCAACCTCACCGGCTTCGTGGTGCAGCGGCGCCGAACCAAGAAGCCCCTCCGggagagccccagcccctgggaaaCGGCCGCCGGCGACATCGAGCCGCACTCCCGCGACCGGCGCCTGGGGGGGCTGGACCCCGCGGTGCTCTATGCTTTCCGCGTCCTGGCCGTCAACCACCGCACGGCCGGGCACCCCTCCGAGGTGCAGACGCCAG CCGAGCCTCCCTTCGAGGCCTACCCGGCGGTGACGGGGGCGGCGGTGGCAGGGATGCTGGTGGCCACCGCAGCATCGCTGCTGGCCGTGCACTGCATCGCCCGCCACAGGGACACCCTCCCGC ggctgcacgACCTTCTGTTCCGCAC GGCCGGGCCCGGCGAGCAGGAGCCCGTGGGCACAGCGGAGGATGCTGAGGCAGCCGCAGGCGGCGAGGAGgaagcagggccagcccagggaGATTCCTGTGCCCCCGGCACGGCAGCAGGTGCtgaggcagcaccagcaccgGGAGACCCGTGTGCCCCGGGCACTGCAGCAG AGCCGCTCTCGGCAGCACCAGGCAGCACCGATGACCCAGTTAATGTCACCATCACCGTGACAGCGACACCGTGA